In Panthera tigris isolate Pti1 chromosome B1, P.tigris_Pti1_mat1.1, whole genome shotgun sequence, the sequence TGATCTCCTTCGCCCACCCTTTCCTGGCATCCAGACTCCCCgcacccaacccccccccccgcccacccccacccccagcacccaggctcaccccttccctgggctcccttctcccctctcctccccacctggactctctcccttcctctgtcctcctccctcccctgtcccgcAGACTGGCCCCCTCCCCTTCTGCACCCAGGCTCTCCCTCCTACCCCACCAGCACCCGGgctcccttcttccccctctccctgcaccccaaGCCAACTTCCTCAGGCTTCCAGGCCGCTGGTAGGCCGGTGGTGGGCGTGGAGCCCGGTCGCGGGAGAAGCGCAGCCTTAGGGGCCCGAGAGGTGGGAGGTACTGGGGAGTGGGCCCCTAGAGGAGTCCGGGGTAGAaagacttggggtgggggtggggggtagtgtTCCCAGAGCGGCCGGGAGAGTGGGAGGCAGGCGGAGAGGCGCGAGGGAGGAGGGGGGTCACTTCTTCTTGGGGAGGCGGCAGAGGGGAGTCCTAGGGGCTGCGGGGGCTGAGGGtggagaggggggcgggggaaggcgGCGCCTGGGCCGGGCGCACGGGgcggcgggtggggtggggggagtggagcgTCCAGGGAGGGGCGCcgcgggctggggagggggcgcgcGCGCCCTGCGGTCCTCCGCGCCGCATCGGTTCCCGGCGcggggccgcggcggcggcggcggcggcggcggcggcggcggcggcggcgggaggcggAGGATGCGGACTCCGGCGCCGGCGGCGCGGGCCCGGGAGGACGcgggaggatgaggaggaggccGGCGGTCCGGCCGCGCGGCGCCGGGAGGAGGCgcaggcggcgggggcggcggcgggcggcggcggcggcgggcgcgcggGGTGCGGGCCGGCTCGGGCGCGGAGGATGAAGTGGAGCGTCCGCGGGGCCTGCGCCGCgctctcctcctgcctcctgctcGCCTGCGCGCTCAGCGCCGCCGCCGTCGGCCTCAAGTGCTTCTCGCTGGGCTCGGAGCTGCGCGGGGAGCCGTTCCGGCTGGGGGCGGCCGCCGGCGCCTTCTACTCGGGGCTGCTGCTGGCCGCCGGCCTTTCGCTGCTCGGCGCCGCCCTGCTCTGCTGCGGGCCCCGGGACGCGCCGCTCGCGGGGTCGGGCCCGGGCTCGGGGCTCGGGGTCCCCGCGGCCGCGGCGGGGGCTCCCGAGGCCGCGCCGGGAGAGCCGGGGGCCGCGGCCGGGCCCTCGGGGCCGGGGAGCAGCCAGAACCTGCTGCTGCTCGGCGTCCTCGTCTTCATGCTCGGGGTCCTCAGCGCCTTCGCGGGCGCCGTGATCGACGGCGACACCGTGTCCCTCGTGGAGCGCAAGTACTCCCACTACTGCCTGCCCCCGCGCGCGtcggcccccggccccgccgccgccgccgccgccgccgcccccggcccggcccccggcGCGCCGCGCGCCCGCAGCACCCTGGACAGCGCCACGTCGGCCAAGTGCCGCCAGCTCAAGGACTACCAGCGCGGCCTGGTGCTCTCCACCGTCTTCAACTCGCTCGAGTGCCTGCTGGGCCTGCTCAGCCTCCTGCTCGTCAAGAACTACCGCGCGTCGCAGGCGCGGCGCGGCCGGCGCGGCCGGCGGAGGGCGGCCCGGGCCCTGGCGCGGCCCCGCGGCGGCCCCGGGCTCCGCGCGCAGCCGCCAGCCTCCCGGGCgcggcggggccggcggggccgGCGCGGTCGGCGGCTGCAGCCGCGGCCGAGCGACGCTTCCATCCTGTCCCCGGAGGACTCGGACGTGGCCGCCCCGGGGGACTGCGCTGGCTTCGGGGCGCACCACGCAGTCTCCTACATCAACGTGGGCGTCTTCCACGCGCTCGACGAGGCGGGTGTGGAGGTGTGCTGCGGAGGGCACCCGTCGGTGGAGCTGCCGGGGTACGCGCCCTCGGACCCCGACCTCAACGCCTCCTACCCCTACTGCTGCCGGCAGCCCTGCGAGGCCGCGCGCCCCTGGGAGCCGAGCCGGGCCTGCTGAGCCCCGGGGCCCTCCCCGGaaggacggacggacggacggacggcgCGCCAGCCGGCGCGGGCCTCCCCGGCCGACCACCGCCCGCCGCCCGCGAGCGAGGACCAGGCCTGCCGTGGACATGCCGCGGAGATGCACCTTCAGGGGCGGACTGGCCTCGCGTCGCTGAGGGCCCCTCGCCGAGAGACTGGGCCTCCAGTATTACCATTTCTGTGTCTGGGaggtttctcttcttttctgtgtctgttcGTATCCGGATTCCGTTTTAAAGTTTACAATAAATGTTTCGGGGCTGCCTCGCCCCCATCGCACTTCTCTTTGGCAAAGTCCGGTCCAGGGTGAGAGCTCAGAAAGAGAGGGTGATTTCGCGGGAGGAAGAACCCTCGCCGAGAGGACAGAAGGAGCAGAATGGCAGAAGTGAAAACGCACCCAACAAGCGACACTTTGTACACGGATGTGCCTGCTTTTGTTGATACTTTCTTACTGTAAAGCTCTCCATAAACAGTGAAAATGTTTGGTAAATTTATTGCAATTTAAAATTGGTTAGTTCCTTTATTAAATTAATTGCTATGTTATTGGAGATATTCATCAAATTGGAGTTAGAGGGTGTCGACACACAACCCACTTTGGGGCCAGTGGTTGGATCTGGTCAGACAAACGCTGAGTTGGAGTTTTCTGCTAGGCGGTTGCCTCCATCCAACCTCTTCCTGCAGTTAACTTCCCCTGTGTGTGTACCAGGTCCCAAACgtttctttttttggaaattgGCGGTGGGGTTTCTACTGCAAAGCTGAGCTTATTTTTGGTTAGTATATATGAACAATCCAATCCTATTTTGGAAAATCACAGTCATAGTTTTTTTCTGGCAAAGATTATTTTCCTGTTGATTAATTCAGTGATCTGGTAATTTTTGCATATTAtagcatttcatttaaaatacaccCCTTAAATAGCCTTAACTGATGTGAAGGTCATACTTTTAAATCCTTAGGATGCTTACCCGCACAATATGAAATGTATTCTCGGTGACGGCAAAATACGCTTCCATCCAGTCTGGTGGCCTGGCTGGGAGCCAAGCAGGCTCAGAGTCTCGGGCAAAAGGTAGCACAACCCCACGTGCTGGGATTGTGGCGCCGGGGAGGTGTGCCGATGATTCTTAAGGTGCTTGGAGCAGAATAGTGTAGCGGAAGAGCGGAATGGCCCCACCCTGACCTGAATGGTGTGTGCCCCGAGCCAAAGGAGGTAGGGACACACCCAGTGCTCTGCCAGGGGTGAGCACCACACTTTAGGTGATAATGAACAAATAATGTGTAATGCCTTTGCAGCGTAAAGGGGTTCACTTCTGATTGTGGGAAAGTAGCCGGAGTTAGGGGTGGAGGTGGAGTTTCCAGGTGCCGGCTCTGGGATAAGACCTCTCCTCAGCTCCACGTtccttgcccaaagccacagtcTCCTGTACTTAGACAATCagggcccccaccccagcttggaCCTGGCGGGGCTGCCCAGCTGCAGTGGAGGCTGCTGGAGACAGGAGGCCCGGCTTCCATGCAGAGGAGTGGAGGGGACCTGTCGCCGGTCAGCACCTGATCCTTGCCGTGTAACATGGAGATCTCCTTGTTATGTTGATGCTGCCTGAGGAAAGAGGATGATTCACAGCCAAGTTAGTAGGTTCTGAACCACAGGCCTCTTCAGATACTGGTCCATATTCAGCCTCGGGATTCAGCCAGGCTGAGGGCATGGCTCAACTAGTCCCACCGCTGGTCCTCGCAGCCTGGCCCATCACCTGCCCTGGTACCACCAGCCCGGTGGTCATCAACCTAAGCAGGAAATGTGATAAGTGGCAGCAAAAGTGGCTTTTAAGATACTTTTCCCCACCTACCTAAGTCAAATCAAGAAGGGATTGCCAGGGGTTTCCTGCTTCCTGAGCAGGGCTGCTCTCCACTCCCGGAGCAGATATCTCATAGGCAGCTGCAGGGCTGACCACCCAGAGCTCACCCAGTGGAGGTGGCTAGGCCACTGTGCACTGGATAGACGGGCACACGGTGGGTTCCTGCAGAAGGCCGCCGGGCAAGGACCACCCCAGCAGAGCAAACACGTGGGCAGCATGGACACAAGACGTCAGACCTCCCAGtacctttcttgttttctgaagTGTTTCATCTTACATGGTTTGTACAGCTTAAAATGTCATATGCCTTATGAATCTTTCAAATTTGCAATCCAAATCAGTGACCTCTCTCAACTTTCAGACATTTCTTGAGATGGAACAGAAGGCAGAagggggtgaggtgggtggggccaGCACAGGAGCATCATGCCATCTGGGTGGTCATCTGGCCAGGGCAGCAGGGAGCATCTGGGGTGTGCAGGCAGCTGCTTTTCCCCTGGCAAACTTCTACATGCCCAACGGACTAGATGAGATTTTTAAAGATGCAAGTGTGTCTAACTCCACGGATATTGTCAACTCCACTTTATTGAGGCTGATATAATGATGTGGGATaccagggttttattttttagagtttatgagaggaaataaaatcaagtCTCCCCAAACTCACATTGTTCCAAAGATCAGTACTCAGGGAAATGAGTGGAGAATTAGGAAGCTACTGAACCTCCTTCCAGTTAGGAGTGACTTCCTCGGGACCACTCCTGCCCCTGCGGGGCTCCGCCTCGCGGCCCTCACTTCTTATTCACGTCCATTCTACTTCCCGTAAGTTTTAGTTGTTTAAAATGGATTCTTTGTGCTCTAGAAAATAGTGCCAGTTCCTGGAACTTTCCTAAAATGGGTCTTACTCTGCTTCTCAGAATAATAAGTAACGAACGCTTGGCCTGGTGGAGGCCAGATCAAGAGTTTATGATTATGACAAAGTACCGGAATTAAACTAAACACATTTTAGCATTGTTACATGACTTAATGCTGAGTTtgtaagttattattttaaacataaagattGTTTACTTTTAAGGGAATAATTTAACTAAGATAACACAGGGGGTAGCCACCAAACAAGGCATGTTTTCTTAGATTGCTAAACAGGCCCTCCCAGGGTTTCAGGCATCTGG encodes:
- the TMEM271 gene encoding transmembrane protein 271, translating into MKWSVRGACAALSSCLLLACALSAAAVGLKCFSLGSELRGEPFRLGAAAGAFYSGLLLAAGLSLLGAALLCCGPRDAPLAGSGPGSGLGVPAAAAGAPEAAPGEPGAAAGPSGPGSSQNLLLLGVLVFMLGVLSAFAGAVIDGDTVSLVERKYSHYCLPPRASAPGPAAAAAAAAPGPAPGAPRARSTLDSATSAKCRQLKDYQRGLVLSTVFNSLECLLGLLSLLLVKNYRASQARRGRRGRRRAARALARPRGGPGLRAQPPASRARRGRRGRRGRRLQPRPSDASILSPEDSDVAAPGDCAGFGAHHAVSYINVGVFHALDEAGVEVCCGGHPSVELPGYAPSDPDLNASYPYCCRQPCEAARPWEPSRAC